In the genome of Triticum urartu cultivar G1812 chromosome 5, Tu2.1, whole genome shotgun sequence, one region contains:
- the LOC125509581 gene encoding tuliposide A-converting enzyme b1, amyloplastic-like, with product MESGADEVVFDCDDYRIYRSGQMDRLCRPARVPTGLDPATGVTSKDVVLDSDTGLSVRLFLPTSRDPSKRLPILVFFHGGGFLVESAVSPQYHNYVASLAAAAGVVAVSVEYRLAPEHPVPDAYDDTWAALSWAASSQDEWLAEHGDSARLFLAGDSAGGNIVHNVLIRASFQPAPRVEGAILLHPWFGGNTFLEGEVEATAKDMAMIWEFACPGAVGGADDPRMNPMAPGAPGMENLRCERMLVCAGEKDWLAARDRAYYAAVTTSAWRGSVWRGGVAWFESEGEGHVFFLKKPDCAKAKELMARVVAFIAGT from the coding sequence ATGGAGTCCGGCGCCGACGAAGTAGTGTTCGACTGCGATGACTACCGCATATACCGGAGCGGCCAGATGGACCGCCTCTGTCGCCCGGCTCGTGTGCCCACCGGCCTCGACCCGGCCACCGGCGTCACGTCCAAAGACGTGGTCCTTGACTCCGACACCGGCCTGTCCGTCCGCCTCTTCCTCCCCACCAGCCGAGACCCCTCCAAGAGGCTCCCGATCCTCGTCTTCTTCCATGGCGGCGGCTTCCTCGTCGAGTCGGCCGTCTCCCCGCAGTACCACAACTACGTGGCGTCCCTCGCTGCCGCGGCCGGCGTCGTCGCCGTCTCCGTCGAGTACCGCCTCGCGCCCGAGCATCCGGTGCCCGACGCCTACGACGACACCTGGGCCGCGCTATCGTGGGCCGCCTCGAGCCAGGACGAGTGGCTCGCCGAGCACGGCGACAGCGCGCGCCTCTTCCTGGCCGGCGACAGCGCCGGCGGCAACATAGTGCACAACGTCCTCATCAGAGCGTCGTTCCAGCCGGCGCCGAGAGTAGAAGGCGCGATTCTTCTGCATCCTTGGTTCGGAGGGAACACGTTCCTCGAAGGTGAGGTCGAGGCGACGGCCAAGGACATGGCCATGATCTGGGAGTTCGCGTGCCCCGGCGCGGTGGGCGGCGCGGACGACCCGAGGATGAACCCGATGGCGCCGGGCGCCCCGGGGATGGAGAATCTCCGGTGCGAGCGGATGCTCGTGTGCGCAGGCGAGAAGGACTGGCTGGCGGCCAGGGACCGAGCGTACTACGCGGCGGTGACCACCAGCGCGTGGCGCGGGAGCGTATGGCGTGGAGGCGTGGCGTGGTTCGAGTCGGAAGGCGAGGGGCACGTCTTCTTCCTCAAGAAGCCGGACTGTGCCAAGGCCAAGGAGCTCATGGCTCGCGTCGTGGCGTTCATCGCCGGAACCTGA
- the LOC125509582 gene encoding tuliposide A-converting enzyme 2, chloroplastic-like: MDADADTVVFEAPAHFRFYKSGRIERLNRPPILPAGVDEATGVTSKDVVLDADSGLSVRLYLPKLQEPSTKLPVLVYFHGGSFLIESADSSTYHNYVNALAAAAGVLAVSVDYRLAPEHPLPAAYDDSWAALQWAASAQDEWIREHGDTARLFLAGDSAGANIVHDMLMRATSNDGSPRVEGAILLHPWFGGSKPVEGEHPAAPMVTGMLWSYACPGAVGGADDPRMNPLAPGAPALERLGCVRMLVTAGLADGLAARDRAYHDAVAGSAWGGTAAWHGSDGEGHVFFLEKPGCDNAKQLMDRVVAFIAGA, encoded by the coding sequence ATGGACGCCGACGCCGACACGGTGGTGTTCGAGGCACCGGCGCACTTCCGCTTCTACAAGAGCGGCAGGATAGAGCGCCTTAACCGGCCTCCCATCCTCCCCGCCGGAGTCGACGAGGCCACCGGCGTCACCTCCAAGGACGTCGTCCTCGACGCGGACTCCGGCCTCTCCGTGCGCCTCTACCTTCCCAAGCTCCAGGAACCCTCCACGAAGCTCCCGGTCCTCGTCTACTTCCACGGCGGCTCCTTCCTCATCGAGTCGGCCGACTCCTCCACGTACCACAACTACGTCAACGCCCTCGCCGCGGCGGCCGGCGTCCTCGCGGTGTCCGTCGACTACCGCCTGGCCCCGGAGCACCCGCTCCCCGCGGCCTACGACGACTCCTGGGCCGCGCTCCAGTGGGCGGCGTCGGCGCAGGACGAGTGGATCCGCGAGCACGGCGACACGGCCCGCCTGTTCCTCGCCGGCGACAGCGCGGGGGCCAACATCGTGCACGACATGCTCATGAGGGCGACCTCCAACGACGGCAGCCCGAGGGTCGAGGGCGCGATACTGCTGCACCCGTGGTTCGGCGGGAGCAAGCCGGTGGAGGGGGAGCACCCGGCCGCGCCCATGGTCACCGGGATGCTCTGGTCCTACGCGTGCCCGGGCGCGGTGGGCGGCGCGGACGACCCGAGGATGAACCCGCTGGCGCCGGGCGCGCCGGCGCTGGAGAGGCTCGGGTGCGTGAGGATGCTCGTGACCGCGGGGCTGGCGGACGGGCTCGCCGCGCGCGACCGCGCGTACCACGACGCCGTGGCCGGCAGCGCGTGGGGCGGCACCGCGGCCTGGCACGGGTCCGATGGGGAGGGCCACGTGTTCTTCCTCGAGAAGCCCGGGTGCGACAACGCCAAGCAGCTCATGGACCGCGTCGTCGCGTTCATAGCCGGCGCCTGA
- the LOC125509583 gene encoding pentatricopeptide repeat-containing protein At3g16010, with the protein MARLLAVRGISSSPHLAWRVKQTENEIVQMFQPPVRQSEEAVATTGPRYTHSIRVMDERFIRILKIFKWGPDAEKALEVLMMKVDHWLVREVMKTDVGVSVKMQFFRWAARKRNYEHDTSTYMALIRCLEVVEQYGEMWKMIQEMVRNPVCVVTPMELSDIIRMLGNAKMISKAVAIFYQIKARKCQPTAQAYNSMIIMLMHEGEYEKVHELYNEMSNEGQCFPDTVTYSALISAFCKLGRQDSAIWLLNEMKDNGMQPTAKIYTMLMALLFKLDNVHGALSLFEEMRHQYCRPDVFTYTELIRGLGKAGRFDEAYNFFYEMRREGCRPDTVLINNMINFLGKAGRLDDAMKLFEEMKTLRCIPSVVTYNTIIKALFESKSRISEISSWFERMKESGISPSPFTYSILIDGFCKTNRTEKAMMLLEEMDEKGFPPCPAAYCSLIDALGKAKRYDLAHELFQELKENCGSSSARVYAVMIKHLGKAGRLDDAVDLFEEMNRLGCTPNVYAYNALMSGLARAGMLDEALTTMRRMQDHGCIPDINSYNIILNALAKTGGPDRAMGMLSNMKQSAIKPDAVSYNTVLGALSHAGMFEEAAKLMKEMNALGFDYDLITYSSILEAIGKVDQE; encoded by the exons ATGGCGCGCCTCCTCGCCGTCCGGGGCATCTCCTCGTCGCCGCACCTCGCGTGGAGGGTAAAGCAAACAG AGAATGAGATTGTCCAGATGTTCCAGCCCCCGGTTCGTCAGAGTGAGGAGGCAGTAGCAACCACTGGACCAAGGTACACGCATTCCATACGAGTCATGGATGAGAGATTCATTAGGATCCTGAAGATATTCAAGTGGGGCCCTGATGCTGAGAAGGCGTTGGAGGTATTAATGATGAAAGTTGATCACTGGTTGGTAAGAGAGGTTATGAAAACCGATGTCGGGGTCAGTGTGAAGATGCAATTTTTCAGATGGGCAGCAAGGAAGAGGAATTACGAACACGACACATCCACTTACATGGCATTGATACGTTGTTTAGAGGTAGTAGAGCAGTATGGTGAAATGTGGAAAATGATCCAAGAAATGGTACGGAATCCTGTATGTGTTGTCACGCCGATGGAGCTATCAGACATCATCCGGATGCTGGGGAATGCCAAGATGATCAGTAAGGCAGTTGCAATCTTTTACCAAATCAAGGCACGAAAGTGTCAACCCACTGCTCAGGCATATAATAGCATGATAATCATGTTAATGCATGAGGGGGAGTATGAGAAAGTGCATGAACTTTACAATGAGATGAGCAACGAGGGCCAATGCTTCCCAGACACCGTGACTTACAGTGCACTCATTTCTGCTTTCTGCAAACTTGGTCGCCAGGATTCAGCAATTTGGTTGTTGAATGAGATGAAGGACAATGGAATGCAGCCAACTGCTAAGATATATACCATGCTAATGGCTTTGCTCTTTAAATTGGACAATGTTCATGGAGCATTGAGTTTGTTTGAAGAGATGAGGCATCAGTACTGCCGGCCAGATGTGTTTACTTACACTGAATTAATCAGGGGACTTGGTAAAGCTGGGAGATTTGATGAAGCATATAACTTCTTCTATGAAATGCGACGAGAAGGCTGCAGGCCAGACACAGTTCTTATTAACAATATGATAAATTTCTTGGGTAAGGCTGGTCGTTTGGATGATGCTATGAAGTTGTTTGAGGAGATGAAGACATTAAGGTGTATTCCTAGCGTGGTGACCTACAACACTATAATTAAAGCACTTTTTGAATCTAAATCTCGTATTTCTGAGATTTCATCATGGTTCGAGAGAATGAAGGAAAGTGGAATCTCCCCTAGTCCATTCACCTACTCAATCTTGATTGATGGATTCTGCAAAACCAACAGGACGGAGAAGGCTATGATGCTGCTGGAGGAGATGGATGAAAAGGGCTTCCCTCCATGTCCAGCAGCATATTGCAGCCTGATTGATGCTCTTGGAAAAGCCAAACGGTATGATCTTGCACACGAGCTATTTCAGGAACTAAAAGAAAATTGTGGCTCCTCTAGTGCTCGAGTGTATGCGGTGATGATAAAACACTTAGGGAAGGCTGGGCGGCTTGATGATGCTGTAGATCTGTTTGAAGAGATGAACAGACTTGGTTGCACTCCTAATGTTTATGCTTACAACGCCCTCATGTCTGGATTGGCAAGAGCAGGCATGCTTGATGAAGCCCTTACTACAATGAGAAGAATGCAAGACCATGGGTGTATTCCTGATATCAATTCATACAATATTATCCTGAATGCACTGGCAAAAACAGGAGGTCCTGATCGTGCAATGGGGATGCTTTCTAATATGAAACAGTCTGCAATAAAACCAGATGCTGTGTCATATAATACTGTTCTTGGTGCCTTGAGTCACGCAGGCATGTTTGAGGAGGCAGCTAAATTGATGAAAGAGATGAATGCGTTAGGATTTGACTATGATCTTATTACATATTCATCTATACTTGAGGCGATTGGAAAGGTTGATCAAGAGTGA
- the LOC125509584 gene encoding probable carboxylesterase 2 produces the protein MASRILLPALLLLLLCAHCGGAAGRRARSGGEASSQVKFDFSPFLIEYKSGVVKRLMGTDRVSAAADPLTGVTSRDVTIDPAAGVDARIYLPSLRATTKVPVLVYFHGGAFVVESAFNPIYHAYLNTLAAKAGVVAVSVNYRLAPEHPLPAAYDDSWAALKWVLANAAPGADQWLSQYGDLSRLFLAGDSAGGNIAHNLALRAGEEGLDGGARLKGVALLDPYFQGRSAVGAYSADPSFLQSAARTWSFICAGKYPIDHPYANPLMLPTASWQHLGASRVLVTVSGQDRLSPWQRAYYSTLRTSGWPGQAELYETPGEGHVYFLTKMSTPQAQAEMATLVAFINRDA, from the coding sequence ATGGCGTCCCGGATCTTGCTCCCGGcgctgctgctcctcctcctctgcgcgcattgcggcggcgcggcggggaggAGGGCGCGCAGCGGCGGCGAGGCCAGCTCGCAGGTCAAGTTCGACTTCTCGCCCTTCCTCATCGAGTACAAGAGCGGCGTGGTGAAGCGGCTcatgggcaccgaccgcgtctcCGCGGCCGCCGACCCGCTCACCGGCGTCACGTCCCGGGACGTCACCATCGACCCCGCCGCCGGCGTCGACGCGCGGATCTACCTCCCGAGCCTCCGCGCCACCACCAAGGTGCCCGTCCTGGTCTACTTCCACGGCGGCGCCTTCGTGGTGGAGTCGGCCTTCAACCCCATCTACCACGCCTACCTCAACACCCTGGCGGCCAAGGCCGGCGTGGTGGCCGTGTCGGTGAACTACCGCCTGGCGCCGGAGCACCCGCTGCCGGCCGCCTACGACGACTCGTGGGCGGCGCTCAAGTGGGTGCTCGCCAACGCGGCGCCCGGGGCGGACCAGTGGCTGTCCCAGTACGGCGACCTCTCCCGCCTCTTCCTGGCCGGCGACAGCGCGGGCGGCAACATCGCGCACAACCTGGCATTGCGCGCCGGGGAGGAGGGCCTGGACGGCGGCGCGAGGCTCAAGGGCGTGGCGCTGCTCGACCCCTACTTCCAGGGCCGGAGCGCGGTGGGCGCCTACTCGGCGGACCCGTCGTTCCTGCAGTCGGCGGCGCGCACCTGGAGCTTCATCTGCGCGGGCAAGTACCCCATCGACCACCCGTACGCGAACCCGCTGATGCTGCCGACGGCCTCGTGGCAGCACCTCGGCGCCTCCCGCGTGCTGGTCACCGTGTCCGGGCAGGACCGGCTGAGCCCGTGGCAGCGCGCCTACTACAGCACGCTCCGGACCAGCGGCTGGCCGGGGCAGGCGGAGCTGTACGAGACCCCCGGCGAGGGCCACGTCTACTTCCTCACCAAGATGAGCACGCCCCAGGCGCAGGCCGAGATGGCCACCCTCGTCGCCTTCATCAACCGCGACGCCTAG
- the LOC125509580 gene encoding tuliposide A-converting enzyme b3, amyloplastic-like has translation MDPDEEVEFDLSPFAIVYKSGRVQRSGLTSRKSPGTDATTGVTSKDVVIDAGTGLAARLFLPKSVPESQKLPVLVYFHGGAYVAESAFSARYTSYVNALVAAARVVAVSVEYRLAPEHPLPAGYDDAWAALRWTATSCVSAGPETEPWLADHGDPTRIFVAGNSSGGNMAHNVVMRAGKEGLRGGARVEGMVLLHPLFLGKAPVPSEGTDTTATAERNWRFVCAGNYGLDHPLSNPLLMPPEEWAALGCRRALVTAAELDPSRDRARMYVEALRGSAWGGEEAVLYETEGEGHMYYFSKAARSNSVVPEKAAKEMAIVVSFIKRVTCTSPSDCNIRSTL, from the coding sequence ATGGATCCGGACGAGGAGGTCGAATTCGATCTCTCCCCGTTCGCCATCGTGTACAAGAGCGGCCGCGTCCAACGCTCTGGTCTAACGTCGCGGAAGAGCCCCGGCACCGACGCCACCACCGGCGTCACCTCCAAGGACGTGGTCATCGACGCCGGCACAGGCCTCGCCGCGCGGCTCTTTCTCCCCAAGAGCGTCCCGGAGTCCCAGAAGCTCCCCGTCCTCGTCTACTTCCACggcggcgcttacgtcgccgaGTCGGCCTTCTCCGCCAGGTACACCAGCTACGTCAACGCCCttgtcgccgccgcccgcgtcgTGGCCGTGTCGGTGGAGTACCGCCTCGCCCCCGAGCACCCGCTCCCCGCCGGCTACGACGACGCGTGGGCCGCGCTCCGCTGGACAGCCACGAGCTGCGTTTCCGCGGGCCCGGAGACGGAGCCGTGGCTGGCCGACCACGGCGACCCCACGCGCATCTTCGTCGCCGGCAACAGCAGCGGCGGCAACATGGCGCACAACGTGGTGATGAGGGCCGGAAAGGAAGGGCTCCGGGGAGGCGCGCGGGTCGAAGGGATGGTGCTGCTTCATCCGCTGTTCTTGGGCAAGGCTCCGGTGCCGTCGGAAGGCACGGACACCACGGCGACCGCCGAGAGGAACTGGCGGTTCGTCTGCGCGGGAAACTACGGGCTCGACCACCCGCTCTCCAACCCGCTCTTGATGCCGCCGGAGGAGTGGGCGGCGCTCGGCTGCCGACGGGCGCTGGTGACGGCGGCCGAACTCGACCCCTCCAGGGACAGGGCGCGCATGTACGTCGAGGCGCTCCGCGGCAGCGCGtggggcggcgaggaggccgtGCTGTACGAGACGGAGGGCGAGGGTCACATGTATTATTTCTCCAAAGCCGCGAGATCCAACTCCGTCGTGCCGGAGAAGGCGGCGAAGGAGATGGCCATTGTTGTGTCCTTCATCAAGCGCGTTACATGCACCAGTCCATCGGATTGTAACATTAGATCTACGTTGTGA